A DNA window from Hordeum vulgare subsp. vulgare chromosome 1H, MorexV3_pseudomolecules_assembly, whole genome shotgun sequence contains the following coding sequences:
- the LOC123418784 gene encoding probable 3-ketoacyl-CoA synthase 20, with amino-acid sequence MDNEFEKKVMGNQAKLLYRRLVGQQPHPLAVTLLLAVITMLLSTGGVYALLHGAHGAMAAVSVASAMAAAYVYAWSFRPVYLVNFAAYKPAPAHEATRAQSLHHYRLNGAFNAESMDFKKRILERSGLGDATHFPASLIVVPPDMCLRTANEESHAVVFGVVDDLLAKTRVRPEDIGVVVVNCSLYSPTPSFTSLLVNRYCLPHDVVTHNLSGMGCSAGVIAIDLARRLLQVYHDTYALVVSTENLSLNGYQGNNRPMLVSNVLFRMGGAAVLLSNRRSERRRAKYQLIHTVRTHHGPSDRSYACVTQEEDGMGSLGVSLSKDLTSVAGDALRSNITTLAPLVLPLREQLRFLCSVVLTRVFRAKARSSCIPDFTLALQHLCIHAGGRGVLDELQRSLKLSEWHMEPSRMTLYRFGNTSSSSLWYELAYCEAKGRIKRGDRVWQIAFGSGFKCNSAVWKAVRTVDGAVAVEEGSPWAQDIHLLPVHVPKVMPIDDDASYEL; translated from the exons ATGGACAATGAGTTCGAAAAAAAGGTTATGGGAAACCAGGCCAAGCTCTTGTACCGTCGTCTCGTCGGCCAACAGCCTCACCCCCTCGCCGTCACACTGCTCCTCGCGGTAATCACCATGCTGCTGTCAACTGGCGGCGTGTATGCCCTTCTGCACGGCGCGCATGGCGCCATGGCCGCCGTGTCCGTAGCGAGCGCAATGGCGGCAGCGTACGTTTACGCCTGGTCGTTCCGGCCGGTGTACCTGGTGAACTTCGCCGCGTACAAGCCCGCGCCGGCGCACGAGGCCACCCGCGCCCAGTCCCTCCACCATTACAGGCTAAATGGTGCGTTCAACGCGGAGAGCATGGATTTCAAGAAGAGGATTCTGGAGCGGTCCGGGCTCGGCGATGCGACGCACTTCCCTGCGTCCCTCATCGTGGTGCCGCCGGACATGTGCCTCCGCACCGCCAACGAGGAGTCTCACGCCGTCGTCTTCGGCGTGGTCGACGACCTGCTGGCCAAGACCCGCGTACGGCCGGAGGACATCGGCGTGGTCGTCGTCAACTGCAGCCTCTACAGCCCCACGCCCTCCTTCACCTCGCTCCTGGTGAACCGCTACTGCTTGCCCCACGACGTCGTCACCCACAACCTTAGTGGCATGGGCTGCAGCGCCGGCGTCATCGCCATTGACCTCGCCCGACGCCTGCTTCAG GTGTACCATGACACATACGCATTGGTTGTCAGCACGGAGAACCTCAGCCTAAACGGGTACCAGGGCAACAACCGGCCGATGTTGGTGAGCAACGTGCTGTTCCGGATGGGCGGCGCGGCAGTTCTCCTGTCGAACCGCCGCAGCGAGCGGCGACGCGCCAAGTACCAGCTGATCCACACGGTGCGCACGCACCACGGCCCTAGCGACAGGAGCTACGCATGCGTGACCCAGGAGGAAGACGGCATGGGGAGCTTGGGCGTGTCACTCTCCAAGGATCTCACGTCCGTTGCCGGCGACGCGCTCCGCTCCAACATCACCACCCTTGCCCCCCTCGTCCTACCGCTGCGTGAGCAGCTCCGGTTCCTTTGCTCCGTCGTGCTTACACGGGTGTTCCGTGCTAAGGCGAGGTCGTCGTGCATCCCCGACTTCACTCTGGCGTTGCAGCACTTGTGCATCCACGCAGGGGGCCGAGGCGTGCTGGACGAGCTGCAGAGAAGCCTGAAGCTGAGTGAGTGGCACATGGAACCCTCGAGGATGACCCTCTACAGGTTCGGCAACACGTCGAGCAGCTCGCTTTGGTACGAGCTCGCCTACTGCGAGGCCAAGGGCAGGATCAAGAGGGGAGACCGCGTGTGGCAGATTGCCTTCGGCTCCGGGTTCAAATGCAACAGCGCCGTGTGGAAGGCGGTCAGGACGGTCGacggcgccgttgccgtggaggaggGCAGCCCCTGGGCACAAGACATTcaccttcttccggtccatgtgcCCAAGGTGATGCCCATCGATGACGATGCATCCTATGAATTGTAA